In the Phreatobacter oligotrophus genome, AGCCTTGACGTGGCCCTTCTTGTGCGTTCGCGCGTTTCGGTCGTTGGGACGGATCGTCTTGATATCCCGCAAGAGCGGGCGAAGGCCCGGCGGGATGTGGATTTCAGGGCGAAGCTTCATCAGAGGTCTCCTGCTCCACCCCGCCTCGGAACCATCCCGTGCAGTCAGTGCAGCAGGAAGTGTCTCGCAGGTTCGGCGTCAGGAAACCGGGACAACGAATGTCCGAAATTCACGCCTTGATCGGTTGCGGCTGAAACGTCCCCGGGCCCGTGATCCGGCCCATCAGATGGATGCGCTCGTCTTTCGACGGAATGCTCGTCAGATCAGCAAGCAGGAAATCGGCCGCGCGCGGGAACCCCGCTTTCGCAAACCGTTCCCGAATCAAGCCGCACCAGGCGGCGAAGTCATTGTCTTCGCCGGCGAAAGCGAACAGGTCCAACGCGCTTTGGATCCCCAAGTGGCTGAACGCAGTTTCCATCGTCCCCTCCACGAACCCAGCGCCGGTCCGAATGAAGGCGACATGGGGAAACGGGAACGTCGGCAGCGGACCCTTGTCCTTATAGCGCGAGAGGTTCAAGCCCCGTTCGACCGCCTTGATCCGGGACGCCCACGTCGCCTTGTTCAAGTACCGCTTGAGATCCTCTGCGAAGGCCAGCCCGCGCCATTTGGCTGGGTTGTCCGGATCCTTCTCGATCGTGAACCGGACCCCGGAGCCCCACCACACCGCGGCCGACGCGATCCGCCGCTTCGGTCCATCGGGCCAATGGCGGCGCAGCCAGAACGCAAGCTCGATAAACGCCCAGCTCCCCTCGTCATGCCACGTCGCCGGCTGTCCGCCCTTGCTGAGCTTCACCGCCGGTTTCACCTTTGTCCGCGGGCGGCCGCGGCGCTTGCTTGAGGGCGGCTTTTTCATTGGAGTGCTTCGGTTCGAACCGTCGGTTCCCTGGGAAGCGCTTGGAAGCTGGCAACCGGCAACCGGGATTACCCTGGCCGATCTTTCACCTTGGGGTTCTGTTTTCTTAGGAGTTCGAGCCTCCTGCAACCCCGGGGTGGTTCATCGCTACCGTCTTTCGTAGCTCCGCACAAACGCGTTCGGGTTGCTCGACGGCAAGGAGATGCGCCGCCGGCGAAAGCACCACCAGCTCCGAACCATCGATCGCCTGGTTCAATTCGCGCGCCATGGCAAGCGGCGTCGCGGGATCCTCGGCGCCGGCAATGATCGTCGTGGGCGCCACTATGGTCCCGAGATCCGGTCGTAAGTCCATGCGCCCTATGGCTTCGCAGGCGCCGGCGTAACCGGTCCGGTCGATAGCCAAAAACTCCGCCGCGACGGCCTCGACGGACGTGGCGGCGCTCTCGCGGTATCCTGGCGTAAACCACCGCTCGAGTGTGGCGCCAACGATCGCCTTCGTGCCCTCGCGCCGCACAAGCGCGGCCCGATCGTTCCAAGCGGCCTCGGTGGGCATGAAGGCCGACGTCGCCATCAGCGTTAGGCTCGCCAGGCGATCGGGATGGTGGATGGCCAGCGCTTGACCGGTCATACCTCCGAGCGAGAGCCCCGCGAAATGGACCCGCGCGAGGCCGAGATTGTTCATGAGCGCAACCGCGTCGTCCGCCAGCGCGGCGATGTCGAACGGGCGGGCGTCGAACGTGGAGGCGCCATGCCCGCGCGTGTCGTAGCGGATGCAGCGAAAGTCGGCCGACAGCTCAGCGACCACCGCGTCCCACATGCGATGCGTCGTACCGAGCGAGTTCGAGAACAGGATCGGCGGCGCGTTGGGCGAGCCGGCCTCGGTGACGAAGAGCGTCGCGCTTGGCGTCTGGACGTAGGGCATGGTTCAAACACCCAGGTGTTTTTCGAGGATCGACGGATCGGCCGCCAGCAGCGCGGGCGCGCCGTCGAAGGCGATCTCGCCCTTCGCCATCACAACCATGCGGTCGGCGACCTTGGCGAGGGCGCGATGGTCCTTGTCCACGACGATGGTGGCGATGCCTTCTTCGCGAATGATGCCAAGCGTTTTCCAGATGTCCTGGGCGATCAGCGGGGCGAGGCCCTCGGTCGCTTCGTCGAGCAGGATCAGGTCCGGATTGGTCATCAGAGCTCGTCCGATCGAGAGCATTTGCTGCTCGCCGCCCGAAAGCTGGTGGCCGCCGTTGCCGCGGCGCTGATGGAGCCGCGGGAACACCTCGAAGACGCGATCGATGGTCCAGCGCCGCGAACCGGAAACGCCCGCGCGGGCCGCCATGACGAGGTTCTCGACGACCGACAAGGACCCGAACACGCCCCGTCCTTCCGGAACATAGGCGAGGCCATGGCGCGCGATGTCCTCGGGCTTTGCCTTCGCCGTGCTCGCGCCGGCGAAGACGATTTCGCCGCGACGGTCGGCGAGCAGGCCGACGATGGACTTCAGCAAGGTGGTCTTGCCCATGCCGTTCCGGCCGATCAGCGCGATCTGCTCGCCTCGCGAGACGGTGAGGCTGACGCCGTGGAGCGCTTGGCTGACGCCGTAGAAGCTCGTAAGGCCATTGATGGCGAGAAGCGCGCTCATGCGGCGATCTCCTGCTCGGGTCCGAGATAGGCGGCACGCACAGCGGGATGGGCACGCACATAGGCGGGGTCGCCCGAAGCGATCACCTGCCCGTCCGCCATGACGGTCAGCCGGTCGGCAAGCGCGAAGACGGCGTCCATGTCGTGCTCCACCAGCAGCACGGCGCGGCCGTCCTTGAGGCGGCGAATGATCTCGATCATGCGCGCGGCCTCGGCGTGCCCCATGCCGGCGAGCGGCTCGTCGAGGAGGATCACTTTCGGCTCGGTCGCAAGCACCATGGCGACCTCTAGTTGGCGCTGTTCGCCATGGCTCATGAAGCGGGCAACCGTGTCGCGGCGGGCGGAAAGGCCGACCTCATCGAGGGCGGCCTCTGCCCGCGCGTTCACATTGCCGTCGGTAGACACGGGGCGAAACAATCGGAGCGGCTGGCCGCCATGGGCCTGGGCGGCGAGGCGGACGTTCTCGAACACCGTGGAGTCCGCGAATATCGTTGTCTTCTGATAGGAGCGGCCGACGCCCGCCATGGCCCGGCGGTGCGGCGCCAGCGCCGTGATGTCGCGGTCGCGCAGCATGATTGCACCGTCGGTGACGGGCACGTCGCCGGAGAGCAGGTTGACGAGCGTCGACTTGCCCGCTCCGTTCGGGCCGATCACCGCGTGGACCTCGTCGCGATGGACGTCGATCGAGACGCCCGAGACCGCCCTCAGCCCGCCGTAGCGCTTTTCCAGCGCGGTTGCCTTCATGAGGATCTCAGACATGGGAGGCGGCCTCCTTCGGGTTCGCTGGGGCAGGCTCTTTTGCTGCACTTGGCGGGAACATCATCGCGGACAGCTGCTTGAGCCCGCCTGGCAGCGCGAAGACGAGCGCGATGACGATCAGCCCCTTGATGAGCTTCCAGTGCTCGAAATTCGACTTCAGCACTTCCTCAAGCCCGAGCAACGCGATCGCGCCGACGACTGGCCCGAGGACCGAGTTCATGCCGCCGAGGACGACCATGACGAGGATGCTGGCCGAGAGGTGCCAGCCCAGCATCTGCGGCGCGACGAAGCCGAACTGGGCGGCGGAGAAAAAGCCGGCGACCGCGGCGATCATGGCCGAGACGACGAAGGCCGTCAGCCGAACGCGGAAGACGGGAAAGCCGAGTGACAGCGCGCGCCGTTCGTTGTCGCGCGCGGCTGCGAGCGCGTGGCCGAAAGGCGAGCGCACCATGGCCTGGACCAGCACCGCGGCCCCGACGAGCCAAGCGAGCGCGACCCAGTAAAAGGCGCGTGGGTTCTCCAAATCGATGAGCGTGATGCCGCCGAGGACGAACTCGGGCTTGAAGTAGATGTAGAGCCCGTCCGAACCGCCGCCGATCCGGGTGTCGTGAAACAGGTAGAAAAGCATCTCGCCGAAGGCGAGCGTCACCATGATGAAATAGATGCCGCGAGTGCGAAGGGACAAAGCGCCGATGATCGCCGCGACCACGGCGACGCCCAGCATGGCCGCCGGCAGCGCGATCCAGACACTAGCGCCGGCGGCTTCCGGCGTCATGAGCCCGAGCAGGTAGCCGGCGAGGCCGAAGAAGGCGGCGTGGCAGAGGCTGACCATGCCGCCATAGCCGACGACGAGGTTGAGCGAGAGCGCCAGCATCGCCATCAGCATCGCCTTAGAAGCGAACTGGACGTAGTAGCCGGGCGCGACGAATGGTAGCGCGACGGCAAGCGCGACGATCAAGGCCAAGGCGGCTTTCGTACCGGTCGAGCGGGTCATGATGGCACCTTTAGGACTTGCCGAGCAGGCCGTTCGGCCGCCAGAGCAGCACGCCGGCCATCAGCACGTAGACCAGGATCGACGAGAATTGCGGGAAGAAGACCTTGCCGAACGTGTCGGTGAGACCGATCAAGAGCGCGCCGATGGCAGCACCCGCCACCGAGCCGATGCCGCCGAGCACCACGACCACGAAGGACAGGATCAGCATGCTGTCGCCCATCCCCGGGAACACCGTGGAGACTGGCGCGACGAGCGCGCCGCCGAGCGCGGCGAGCGCGATGCCGCCAGCGAAGACATAGCGGTTGACGAGGTCGAAAGGGATGCCGAGCGCGCGGGTCATGTCGCGGTTCTCTGCGCCCGCGCGAACCACCATGCCGAGCCGCGTCTTCTGGATGACGTAGAAGATGACGCAGGCGAGAATGAGACACGCAACGCAGAGCGCCAACCGGTAGATCGGATAGGAGAGCACGTCCGTCAGCTGG is a window encoding:
- a CDS encoding branched-chain amino acid ABC transporter permease, yielding MTRSTGTKAALALIVALAVALPFVAPGYYVQFASKAMLMAMLALSLNLVVGYGGMVSLCHAAFFGLAGYLLGLMTPEAAGASVWIALPAAMLGVAVVAAIIGALSLRTRGIYFIMVTLAFGEMLFYLFHDTRIGGGSDGLYIYFKPEFVLGGITLIDLENPRAFYWVALAWLVGAAVLVQAMVRSPFGHALAAARDNERRALSLGFPVFRVRLTAFVVSAMIAAVAGFFSAAQFGFVAPQMLGWHLSASILVMVVLGGMNSVLGPVVGAIALLGLEEVLKSNFEHWKLIKGLIVIALVFALPGGLKQLSAMMFPPSAAKEPAPANPKEAASHV
- a CDS encoding branched-chain amino acid ABC transporter permease translates to MDALTFAVQLLNGVQYGLVLFLVASGLTLVFGILGVINLAHGAFYMLGAYLAWAIAAYTGSFALAVAGALAISFVLGILLEEVFVKRMIGRDHLAQVLLSFGLILVIDEVRQIVFGKDVHSVAPPDWLRGSIQLTDVLSYPIYRLALCVACLILACVIFYVIQKTRLGMVVRAGAENRDMTRALGIPFDLVNRYVFAGGIALAALGGALVAPVSTVFPGMGDSMLILSFVVVVLGGIGSVAGAAIGALLIGLTDTFGKVFFPQFSSILVYVLMAGVLLWRPNGLLGKS
- a CDS encoding ABC transporter ATP-binding protein — its product is MSALLAINGLTSFYGVSQALHGVSLTVSRGEQIALIGRNGMGKTTLLKSIVGLLADRRGEIVFAGASTAKAKPEDIARHGLAYVPEGRGVFGSLSVVENLVMAARAGVSGSRRWTIDRVFEVFPRLHQRRGNGGHQLSGGEQQMLSIGRALMTNPDLILLDEATEGLAPLIAQDIWKTLGIIREEGIATIVVDKDHRALAKVADRMVVMAKGEIAFDGAPALLAADPSILEKHLGV
- a CDS encoding ABC transporter ATP-binding protein, yielding MSEILMKATALEKRYGGLRAVSGVSIDVHRDEVHAVIGPNGAGKSTLVNLLSGDVPVTDGAIMLRDRDITALAPHRRAMAGVGRSYQKTTIFADSTVFENVRLAAQAHGGQPLRLFRPVSTDGNVNARAEAALDEVGLSARRDTVARFMSHGEQRQLEVAMVLATEPKVILLDEPLAGMGHAEAARMIEIIRRLKDGRAVLLVEHDMDAVFALADRLTVMADGQVIASGDPAYVRAHPAVRAAYLGPEQEIAA
- the pcaD gene encoding 3-oxoadipate enol-lactonase, with amino-acid sequence MPYVQTPSATLFVTEAGSPNAPPILFSNSLGTTHRMWDAVVAELSADFRCIRYDTRGHGASTFDARPFDIAALADDAVALMNNLGLARVHFAGLSLGGMTGQALAIHHPDRLASLTLMATSAFMPTEAAWNDRAALVRREGTKAIVGATLERWFTPGYRESAATSVEAVAAEFLAIDRTGYAGACEAIGRMDLRPDLGTIVAPTTIIAGAEDPATPLAMARELNQAIDGSELVVLSPAAHLLAVEQPERVCAELRKTVAMNHPGVAGGSNS